CGAAGGCGTCGGCAAAAATCTCATCTTTCGACCAAAAGCCTGCCGTCACCAACGGGAAGCCAGAGAGGGCAAATCCGCCCAGCAAGAATGTCCAGAAAGTGACGGGCATCTTCTTGCGCAGGCCACCCATATTGAACATATCTTGCGGGTCTACGCTGTGATCGCCGGTATGATATACCCCATGCTCCATGCCATGAATCACCGAACCAGAGCCAAGGAAGAGCAGCGCCTTGAAAAAGGCATGCGTAATCAGGTGAAAAGCTGCCGCCACGTATGCGCCAATACCGAGAGCTGCGATCATATAACCCAATTGCGAAATGGTCGAGTAGGCCAGCACACGTTTGATGTCGTTTTGCGCGATTGCAATGGTAGCTGCAAAGAGCGCTGTGAACGCGCCAATAAAGGCCATTACCTTCATCGGGTCAGTCAGATGACCATGTTCCATCCCCGCCGAGAGCAGCGGGAACATGCGAATGACCATGTAGACGCCCGCCGAAACCATGGTGGCGGCGTGAATCATGGCTGAAACCGGAGTCGGACCTTCCATCGCATCGGGCAACCAGACATGCAGCGGGAATTGCGCCGATTTGCCCACCGTACCGATGAAGAGCAAAATACCGATCAATCCTGCAGCAGAGAGACCCAGGAACCCGGAGGGTTCGCTCGCCAAATGATGCAGGAATTCTTCATTGAAGAAAATCTCGCGGAAATTAAGCGTGCCAGCTTTCGAGTACAGGAACGCGATCCCCAAGAGCATAAAAACATCGCCCACGCGCGTAGTGATGAAAGCTTTGATCATCGCCGCCCGCGCCGAGGGTTTACCATACCAGAAACCAATCAGCAAATAAGAACACAAGCCCATGATCTCCCAGCCAACGAAAAGCGTTAGCAGGTTATCGGAGACCACCAGGGTGTACATACCGAAAGCAAACAAGCCAATAAACGCAAAGAAGCGTGAGTACATCGGCTCAATAGATGGAACGGTGTGCTTGTGCCCGTGGTCATCAGTGATGGTTGCGCCGTGCGGTGGTAAACCCTTGCGATCGTGGTCACCTTTAGGCTGGCCGAAATTATGGTAACCAACACTATAAAGGAAGATCATCAAAACCGTCCAGGCAACAAAGAAAAGTACTGCAGCCCCGAGGGGGTCAATCAGCACACCGATGCTGAACCAGGTTTCCCCGGTTGGTAGCCATTTGAGCGATGATGCAAACGGTTCTGCCCCAAGATGATGCGCGCCCGCCTGGAACGCACGCCAAAAAACCACCATGCTCCCGGCCCAAGAAAGCAACGCTGCACCCACTGCGATCGTATGGCTAAGCGCCCGATTACGATTGGTGAACAGTACAATCAAG
The DNA window shown above is from Chloroflexota bacterium and carries:
- the nuoL gene encoding NADH-quinone oxidoreductase subunit L; translation: MTTELLIWLIPLPPLLAFFLIVLFTNRNRALSHTIAVGAALLSWAGSMVVFWRAFQAGAHHLGAEPFASSLKWLPTGETWFSIGVLIDPLGAAVLFFVAWTVLMIFLYSVGYHNFGQPKGDHDRKGLPPHGATITDDHGHKHTVPSIEPMYSRFFAFIGLFAFGMYTLVVSDNLLTLFVGWEIMGLCSYLLIGFWYGKPSARAAMIKAFITTRVGDVFMLLGIAFLYSKAGTLNFREIFFNEEFLHHLASEPSGFLGLSAAGLIGILLFIGTVGKSAQFPLHVWLPDAMEGPTPVSAMIHAATMVSAGVYMVIRMFPLLSAGMEHGHLTDPMKVMAFIGAFTALFAATIAIAQNDIKRVLAYSTISQLGYMIAALGIGAYVAAAFHLITHAFFKALLFLGSGSVIHGMEHGVYHTGDHSVDPQDMFNMGGLRKKMPVTFWTFLLGGFALSGFPLVTAGFWSKDEIFADAFAHGHYTVFIVLAIAAFLTAFYTMRQITLSFLGEARTKEAEHAHETPWTMTTPLAILAFFAVTYGWVGIPEEFPVLGGLLPNWFHDWIGSTLLHHPEGVKFSIVPLLTSLGVALGGLFFGWLVYRNVKVGQEDPLKKPLGSLYTLFQNKYYFDEIYDVIFVKPAIWFSEIFSYQWMDRGVIDGALHGIARTVPAVGTFFRSTIDWAINWFGDAVGDVAKKFGSSIRVIQTGRVQQYMVITLILVFSTLFYYLYSLIP